The proteins below come from a single Orcinus orca chromosome 6, mOrcOrc1.1, whole genome shotgun sequence genomic window:
- the LOC125964755 gene encoding uncharacterized protein C6orf62 homolog produces the protein MSENPSDPVSPVVRKKKSALFEVSEVIPVMTNNYEENILKGVRDSSYSLESSVELLQKDVVQLHAPRYQSMRRDVIGCTQEMDFILWPRNDIEKIVCLLFSRWKESDEPFRPVQAKFEFHHGDYEKQFLHVLSRKDKTGIVVNNPNQSVFLFIDRQHLQTPKNKATIFKLCSICLYLPQEQLTHWAVGTIEDHLHPYMPE, from the exons ATGAGTGAAAACCCGAGTGATCCAGTGTCTCCCGTGGTGCGA aagaaaaaatcagcACTCTTTGAAGTGTCTGAGGTTATACCAGTCATGAcaaataattatgaagaaaatatcCTGAAAGGTGTGCGAGATTCCAGCTATTCCTTGGAAAGTTCCGTAGAGCTTTTACAGAAGGATGTGGTACAGCTCCATGCTCCTCGATACCAGTCTATGAGAAGGGATGTAATTGGCTGTACTCAGGAGATGGATTTCATTCTTTGGCCTCGGAATGATATTGAAAAAATTGTCTGTCTCCTGTTCTCTCGGTGGAAAGAATCTGATGAGCCTTTTAGGCCTGTTCAGGCCAAATTTGAGTTTCATCACGGTGACTATGAAAAACAGTTTCTGCACGTACTGAGCCGAAAGGACAAGACTGGAATTGTTGTCAACAATCCTAACCAGTCAGTGTTTCTCTTCATTGACAGACAGCACTTGCAGActccaaaaaacaaagctacaatCTTCAAGTTATGCAGCATCTGCCTCTACCTGCCCCAGGAGCAGCTTACCCACTGGGCAGTTGGCACCATAGAGGATCACCTCCATCCTTATATGCCAGAATAG